GTATTTGTTTATTACATCATCATCAAACATGTTCTTATGAATCAGAATATTACCTTCTGTATCGTACTGCGTAGCAGACACATTCCCGTTGGGATAATTAACCCCTGTTACCCTTCCCATATCATCCCTTGTAAGCGTGTATTCAAAATCCCCGCCAAGCTTTTCTGTCACCTTAACAGCCCTGCCTTCACCGTCTGCCTGCCCCGCAATAATCCTTGCCTTTAATCTCATCTATCACCCTGAGCAGTTTGTTAAATGTATTATTTTATTCTTGTAGTAATATAATTTTTAATTCATCAAATACGTCAAGATTTTTTTGGATTTATGAGTTTAGATTTGGCCAGAATTATACCGCTGACGCCCCATTTTAAACCCCGGCCTGCCTTCACGGTTACTGTTCTTTCTTTTCCGGAAAAACACGGATGATAACCGCGCTTTTTTTCTCGCCGTCAAGTTCCAGGTGGGTAAAGCCGATTTTACAGATAAGGTCAATTCCTTCAGGATTAATGTATTCACGCGAAATGGCAACAGCCTTTACAGTCTGATTTATGGCATTGGGCCCCATAGCCACAATTTCAACTTCCTTACCTTCCCTGATGTTGTTTACTATTGACCCTGCCACGGATTTCGGATTGCTTGACGCTGATACCTTTAGCTTCATTATCTCCATTTTATTACCTCCGCTACGCGCCTTGCGTCATTACCTTATGCTTCGTGTGCTTTTTTGTACAGGCCGTTCTTGCTGACATTGTATTCCGCGGCGGCAATTTTCGCGGCTTCGCTTTTAGACTTTCCCTGTTCTATCAGTTCCGCCATATATTTAACAGCCATTATTTCATTGTCCTCTTCCTGCGCCTTAACATCAGCCGGCCCTAAAACTATTACAAACTCGCCTTTTAACAAATCACCGGTCAGTTTTGCGGCTATCTCTGACGGATTCCCCCTGAAAGTCCGCTCATAAAGCTTTGTAATTTCCTTGGAGACCGCCACCTGCCTGCCGGGAAGCACCTGCGCGATATGTTCAAGCGTCTTTACAATCCTTGAAGGCGCTTCATATATCACAGCCGGATAAGGCAGTTTTCCGATAGTTTCAATTTCTTTTTTTGCGGCGCCGTCTTTTTTTTCAAGAAAACCATAAAACAAAAACCGCCCCGGGTCAAAACCCGATACCACCGCGGCCGCCAGCAAAGCAGAAGCGCCCGGCACAGCTATAACATCCAAACCCGCCTCTATTACCGCTTTTACTACCACATAGCCCGGGTCAGACATAAGGGGCGTACCCGCGTCCGATACAAGCGCCACGTCCGTCCCATTATTGATTCTTTCTATTATTTCCACAGTCCTGCTTTTTTCATTAAATTTATGGCAGGAAATTATCGGCGAATGAATGTCAAAATGCGAAAAAAGATTTCCCGTCACCCTTGTGTCTTCCGCAATAACAAGGCCG
This region of Candidatus Goldiibacteriota bacterium genomic DNA includes:
- a CDS encoding stage V sporulation protein S, whose product is MEIMKLKVSASSNPKSVAGSIVNNIREGKEVEIVAMGPNAINQTVKAVAISREYINPEGIDLICKIGFTHLELDGEKKSAVIIRVFPEKKEQ
- the rsmI gene encoding 16S rRNA (cytidine(1402)-2'-O)-methyltransferase, which codes for MPQPGKLFVVSTPVGNLSDMTSRAVEVLKTSGLVIAEDTRVTGNLFSHFDIHSPIISCHKFNEKSRTVEIIERINNGTDVALVSDAGTPLMSDPGYVVVKAVIEAGLDVIAVPGASALLAAAVVSGFDPGRFLFYGFLEKKDGAAKKEIETIGKLPYPAVIYEAPSRIVKTLEHIAQVLPGRQVAVSKEITKLYERTFRGNPSEIAAKLTGDLLKGEFVIVLGPADVKAQEEDNEIMAVKYMAELIEQGKSKSEAAKIAAAEYNVSKNGLYKKAHEA